The following is a genomic window from Corynebacterium incognita.
CATGCTGTTGCAGGCCACTCGCTTTAACCCCGGAGAGAGGATCTCATGTCCACTGCCCCCGTCACCATGAAGGAACGTCGCCGCGTAGTCGCCGCGACGACCATCGGTACCGCCATCGAGTGGTACGACTACTTCCTGTACGCCGCAGTCGCCGGCCTGGTGTTTAACAAGCTGATGTTCGGCCCGCTCGACGCCGGTCTCGCCACGGTCGTCTCCTTCCTCTCGGTGGGCTTATCCTTCCTATTCCGCCCTCTCGGCGCTTTTTTGGCCGGACATTGTGGCGATAAGTACGGCCGTCGCGTCATCTTGATGGTCACCCTGTTCGCCATGGGTGGCGCGACCACCCTCATTGGCCTCTTGCCCACCTATGACACCGCAGGCATCTGGGCTCCCATCCTGCTCATCGTTCTGCGCATTATCCAGGGCATTTCCGCCGGCGGAGAGTGGGGCGGCGCCGTCTTGATGGCCGTGGAACACGCTCCCAACAATAAGCGCGGACTCTTCGGCGCCGGCCCCCAGGTGGGCGTTCCCGCAGGTCTGCTGCTGTCGTCGGGAGTGCTCGCCATCATGGATAAAATCGCGCCTGGCGACGCCTTCATGGAGTGGGGCTGGCGGATCCCGTTCCTGTTTTCCATCGTCCTGGTGTTGGTGGGCTATTTCATCCGTATGGGCGTGGACGAATCGCCCGTGTTTGCCGAGCTGGAGCACCGCGAGGAAGCACCTCACCCGATGGCGGTGTTGTTCAAGCGCCACTGGGGCCTCGTTCTCACGGCGGCACTGGTCTTCGCCGGTAACGGCACCGTGGGTTACATGACCACCGGTGGCTACATCCAGAACTACACCACGAACCCAGAGGGCCTCGCCTTTGATCGCGGCGATATCCTCACCGCCGTGACGGTCTCCGCCGCCACCTGGATGCTGTTTACGTTGTTCGCGGGCTTCGTCTCAGACTTCATCGGCCGCCGCTGGACCTACCTCATTGGCTTCGTCGCCCAGGCGATCTCCGCGGCTATGCTGTTCCCCCTGGTCAATACCGGCTCCTTGGCGATGGTCTACGCCGCCCTCCTCCCGCTGACCTTCGGCCTCGGTATGACCTACGGCGCACAATCAGCGATGTACGCGGAACTGTTCCCAGCCGCCATCCGCACCTCGGGGGTCTCCATTTCTTACGCCCTGGGGTCCATCCTGGGTGGCGCCTTTGCCCCGATGATCGCCGCAGCGCTTGTCGACGCCACGGGCTCCACGTTCGCGGTCAGTGGCTACCTCGTGACCGCCTCCATCATCGGCTTTGCCTGCGCGTTTCTCCTGCGCGAGACGAAGGGGGCCGACCTCAGCCCGGACGCTGCGCCCCGCCGCCCATTTATTTTTAGCTAGTTTCCCTTGTCGCAGACCGAGCCATCATATATGATTCCGAGTATTGCGTCATAGATCACATGCATTGCTGTCAGTGACTGCCATCATTATATTTTGACCCAGGAGGGACCCCCTTAATGTTGTTCCACCACAACGGCTACGTTTCCGAAGACCCGCGCGTCCTGCCTGCCGAGGGCACGCGTCCCGCCGAGCTCCCCGACACCATGGACGTCCTCATCGTGGGCTCCGGACCCGCGGGCATGATCGCCGCAGCGCAGCTATCCATGTTCCCCTCGGTGCACACGCGCATCATCGAGAAGCGCGAAGGCCGCCTCCCCCTGGGACAAGCCGATGGCATCCAGTCCCGTTCAGTGGAAACCTTCCAGGCTTTCGGCTTTGCCAATGAAATCATTGACGAGGCCTTCGAGATCACCGAGATGTCCTTCTGGGCCAATGACAACGGCACGATCGTCCGCGGCCCCCGCCCGCTTGACGACGAACAGGGGATCTCCGAGTTCCCACACCTCATCGTCAACCAGGCCCGGGTCCTCGATTACTTCGCACGGTTCATGAAGCGTTCGCCTTCGCGAATGGAGCCGGACTACGGCTGGGAATTCGTCACCCTCGAGGTCAACAGGGGAGAGGAATACCCTGTGCACGTCACGGTGACAGATGGAACAACGGAACGCACCGTCAAAGCCAAGTACGTCGTGGGTTGCGATGGCGCGCGTTCCAAGGTGCGCAAGTCTATTGGCCGCAAGCTGGAGGGCAAGTCTGCCAACCACGCCTGGGGCGTTATGGACGCACTGGTGGACACTGATTTCCCGGACTGGCGCACCAAATGCGCGATCCATTCCGCAGCGGGTTCCATCCTGCACATTCCGCGTGAGGGCGGTTTCCTGTGCCGCATTTACGTGGACCTGGGGGAGTCCTACGAAGGCGTCCGCGACACCCCGTTGGAGCGCGTCATCGAGAAGGCCAACGAGATCTACGCGCCGTATTCGATTGACGTCAAAGAGGTGGCGTGGCACTCCATCTACGAGGTCGGTCACCGCCTCGTCGACGGTTTCACCGACGAGCAGGAAGACCCCCGCGTCTTCCTCACCGGCGACGCCTGCCACACCCACTCCGCCAAGGCCGGGCAGGGCATGAACGTGTCCATGCAGGATGGCTTCAACATCGGCTGGAAGCTGGGGCACGTGTTGGATGGCCGCGCCCCCGAGGAACTGCTCCGTACCTACCACGACGAGCGTCAGCCAGCGGCCGCGAACCTCATCAGCTTCGACCGCGAGTGGTCCTCGCTCATGGCCGACCCGCAGGCGGATCCCAGCGAGGTGGAGCGCTACTACGTCACCGCGGAGGAGTTCGCCGCGGGCATGATGACCGAATACTCGGAGAACCTCGTCACGGGCCACCGCGACCACCAAGACCTGGCCACGGGATTCCCGGTGGGTCGCCGCTTTAAGTCCTACCGCGCGATGCGCCGTTGCGACGCCCGCACGCTGCACCTAGGACACGAACACACGGCGGACGGTCGCTGGCGCGTGTATGTGTTCGCCGATGAGAGCACCGAGGCGCTCCAGGCATGGGCAGAAAACATGCACGTCGATCCCGAGCTTGTCGACGCCCGCGTCATCTACCAGCAGCCCTATCGCTCCTTCGAGGTGCTGGATGCGCCGGAGCTCTTCCGCCCCAAGGTCGGCAAGCTGAACATCCCCGCGTGGGAGCAGGTCTGGGCCGCTATCGAGGGCGAGGACATCTTTGACGCTCGCGGCATCTCCCGCGACGGCGCGGTGGTGGTCGTCCGCCCTGACCAGTACGTCGGCGGCGTCTTCCCGCTCAACTCCACGAATGAAATCCAGCAATTTTTCGCGAAAGTCTTGCGAAAGTAGAACGGCAAGGAATACTATCCAAACCATGGGTATTCAGAACAACTGGTGGTGGCTCGCTTAACGGCGGGCTCTTAGTTGTACCCAAGGCTCGCTAATTATGCGGGCCTTTTGTCGTTTTCCTGACTCTGTGCCCGCAGTGAAAGGAATAACAATGGACATCCCGTACACCCCCGACGTCGCGTCGCAGTTCGCCCGCTTCGCCGATCCGCACAATTCCATCCTGCTGGAGACAGCGGACGTGGAGTCGCGTAGCCTCGCCGTGCTCAAGGCGGCACTCCGCGTGCGCTGCGATGGGAACGAGGTGACGCTCACTGCCTTCACCGAGACGGGTAGGGACATCAAAGCCCATGTTTCACGTGAAACATCGATTGACGTTCTACGCGAGATCCGCGACATGGGCCACCTCCTCGTCGGCGCCTTCGCCTATGACTTTGAGGCGGAGCCCCTGCCCGCGGCTCACGATACCTTCCCGGACTACGAGTTCTTCGTGCCCGAAATCCTGCTTCGCGTCGACCATGCGAAGAAGACCGCCACCATCACCACCCACTCCACCCTGCCGAACCCCCGGCCACAGCCGGTCGCCGCGCCCGACGTCCCGCGCACCGCCACCGCGAGCAAAGCCGACGCCGAGTTCCGCAGGGACGTCGAAAAGCTCCAGGAGCACATCGCGGCGAAAGAAATTGACCAAGTGGTCCCGTCCCGCTATTTCTCCGTCGAGTGCCCCGATGCGCTCGCCGCGTACCGGCGCCTCAAGGAGTCCAATCCGAGCCCTTATCTGTTCTATCTTCGCGGCGAGGACTACGACCTCATCGGCTCCTCGCCGGAATCAAACCTCCGCTTCAACGCAGACAACCGCGAAATTCGGATCAGTCCGATCGCCGGCACTCGTCCTCGTGGCGCGACCCCGGACGAGGACTACCTCAACGAGCGCGACCTGCGCACTAACGCGAAGGAACTCGCCGAGCACGTCATGCTCATCGACCTCGCGCGCGAGGACCTCGGCGCGATCGCCGACGATCTCCGCGTTCCTCGCGTCCTTAACGTGGACCGCTACTCGCGCGTCATGCACCTCGTCTCCGCAGTGACGGGCACGCTGCGCCCCGGCCTCGACGCCTTCGACGCCTACCGCGCCTGCATGACCATGGGCACCCTCACCGGGGCGCCCAAGCCGCGCGCCGCGCAACTGATTCGGGACGTCGAGAAGCACCGCCGCGGCTCCTTCGGCGGGGCAGTGGGCTACTTCGAGCCCGACGGCACGATGGACACCGCGATCATCATCCGCAGCGCATTCATCAAGGACGACGTCGCACACGTCGCGGCGGGGGCCGGCGTAGTGGCCGACTCCACCCCGCAGGGCGAGGCGGATGAGACCTTCCACAAGGCCTCCGCGGTCCTGCACGCTATCGCCCCGGAGTTGGAGGTCGTGCGATGAAAACTTTTCTCGACTTCATGGACAACCCCGCACCGACCGTCGACGAGGTCTACGAGGTGTTCTACCCGCTGACCAACGGTGAATACGACGACGTGCACATCGCCGCGCTGCTTGCCGCCATCCGCACCCGCGGGGAGACCTTCGCAGACATCGCCGGGGCGGCCCACGCCTTCATCGACGCCTCTCGTGCATTCCCCATCACGGGCGACGGCATCGTCGACACGGCGGGCACCGGGGGTGACGGCGCGAACACCATTAATATCTCCACCGGAGGGTCCCTTATCGCCGCCGCCGGGGGAGTGCCGGTGGTCAAGTGCGGCAACCGCAGCGTCTCCTCGAAGTCCGGCTCGGCGGACGTGCTCGAAGCTTTGGGCATCCCCCTCGATCTGGACATCGACCGCGCGGTCGCGCAGTTCAACGCCGCGAACTTCACGTTCCTCTTCGCGCCGGCCTATCACCCTGCCGTCGCCCACGTCATGCCGGTGCGCCGTGCACTCAAGATGCCCACCATTTTCAATACCCTGGGGCCCATCCTGTCCCCGGCGCGGCCACAGTTCCAGCTCATGGGTATCGCCAATCCCGCCCACGGCCGACTCATCGCGGAAGTCTTCCGCGACCTAGGCCGGGACCGTGCCCTCGTGGTCCACGGCGCCGGCACTGACGAGATCGCGGTGCATGGGTCCACCGACGTCTGGGAGCTCAAGGACGGGGCCATCGCGCACTACCAGCTCACGCCCGCCGATCTGGGCGTCGCCACGCACGCCCTGGAGGAGCTGCGCGGCGGAGATGGCGCGGCGAATGCGGACCTCATTCGTGCCGTCTTTCGCGGGGAGGGCGCCCCCGCGCACCGCGACTCCCTCGCCGCCACCGCGGGCGCACTGTTCTATCTCACCGGAAGGGCCGCGGATTTCTCCACCGGAACCGATGCCGCAGCCGACTTGCTCGATGACGGCACCGTGCTGTCATGGATCACTCGACACGAGGAGGCCAACTATGGCGACCATTCTTCATGAGATTGTGGCCAACCGCCGCACGCACCACATCGAGTACGGCCCCGCCGCGCCCTCCACACGCTCCCTGGCCGACGCCCTCCGAGGCACCAACCGCTTCATCATGGAGTGCAAGGCCGCGTCGCCGTCGAAGGGCGTGATGCGCGAGGACTACCGGCCCGGGGACATCGCACGCGTCTACTCACGCTACGCCGCCGCGATCTCCGTGCTGTGCGAGCCGGACTATTTCCACGGTTCCTACGCCCACTTGCAGACGGTTGCGCTGTCGACGCACCTGCCGGTGCTGTGCAAGGACTTCATCACTGAGGAAAGCCAGGTGCGCGCGGCGCGTTACTACGGCGCCGACGCGATTTTGCTCATGCTCTCCGTCCTGGACGACCGGGAGTACAACCGGCTTGCCGACGTCGCCCACGAGCTCAACCTGGACATCCTCACGGAAGTGATCAACGAGGAGGAGATTAAGCGCGCGGTGCGCCTCGGCGCGCCCATCATTGGGATTAACAACCGAAATCTCCACGATCTCACCGTGGACTTGACGCGCACCGAGCGGCTCTTCCCGCTCATCCCCGCCGACCGCGTTGTGGTCTCTGAGTCTGGCATCGCCACGCACCACGACGTCCGGCGCTCACCCGCGAACGCTTTCCTCGTCGGTGCCCAGCTGACCTCTCAGACAGATATCGATCGCGCATGCCGCGCCCTGGTCTACGGGGAGAATAAAGTCTGCGGCCTCACCACACCGGACGCCGCGCAAGCGGCGCGGGCTGCTGGGGCACTCTACGGCGGGCTCATCTTCGACCCCAACAGTCCCCGCTATGTTTCACGTGAAACAGCCGAAAGCATCATGGCCAGCGAACCCGGCCTCGACTGGGTGGCGGTCACCCGCACCACCATCCCGGAACTCTCCGGCCTCCACGCCGTCCAGCTTCACGACGACGCGAAGGCAGTCCCCGGCATCACCAACTGGCACGTGGGCACCGACGTCCTCGACAACGGGGGAGGGTCCGGTAAGACCTTCGACTGGTCCACCATCCCGAAAGACCTTGCTCCGCACGTCCTCCTCGCCGGGGGTCTCAACAACGACAACCTCGCCGCGGCTCTGGACGTCGGCACGCGGGGCCTGGACCTCAACTCCGGCTTCGAAACCAACGGGGTCAAAGACCCACACAAACTCGCCCAAGCATTTCACACAATAAGGAACCACAAATATGTCTGAGACACTCCTCCCCGCATACTTCGGCGAATTCGGCGGACAGTTCGTTCCCGAAGCGCTGATCCCGGCGCTCGACGAGCTGGAGGCCGCGTTCGTCGACGCCCAGAACGACCCCGCCTTCAACGAGGAACTCAACGGGCCCCTCAAGAACTACCTGGGCCGCCCCACGCCGATCACTGAAATCAACTCCGGCGGCAAGGCCCGCATCTTCCTCAAACGAGAAGACCTCGTCCACGGCGGCGCGCACAAGACCAACCAGGTCTTGGGCCAGGCGCTCCTAGCGAAGCGCATGGGCAAAACGCGCATCATCGCGGAGACTGGCGCGGGCCAGCACGGCACCGCCACGGCGCTCGCCTGCGCATTGCTAGACCTGGAATGCGTCATCTACATGGGCGCCAAGGACGTCGCCAGGCAGCAGCCCAACGTGTACCGCATGGAACTCATGGGTGCCAAGGTCATCGCCGTTGACTCTGGCTCCGCCTCGCTCAAGGACGCCGTCAACGAGGCGCTACGCGACTGGACCGCGACCTTCCACACCAGCCACTACCTCCTGGGCACGGCGGCAGGCCCCCACCCATTCCCGACCATCGTCCGGGAGTTCCACCGCGTCATCTCCAAGGAGGCGAAAGCGCAAATGACCGAACTTCCCGACGTCGTCGTAGCCGCCGTGGGCGGAGGGTCCAACGCCATCGGAATGTTCGCGGAGTTCATCGACGAAGACGTGGAGCTGGTGGGCTGCGAACCCGGCGGCGACGGCATCAAGCACGGCGCCACCATCAACAATGGCACGATCGGGATCCTCCACGGCTCCAAGTCCTACCTCATGCGCAGCGCGGAGGGCCAGATCAACGAGAGCCACTCGATCTCCGCCGGCCTGGACTACCCGGGCGTCGGGCCCCAGCACTCCCACCTGGCGCAGACCGGGCGCGCGACGTACGTGCCGGTCACCGACGACGAGGCTCTCGCCGCCTTTAAGCACCTCGCTCGGGAAGAGGGAATCATCCCCGCCCTAGAATCCTCCCACGCCCTGGCCTACGCGCTCGCCCACAAAGACGAAGACAAGACCTTCCTAGTATGCCTGTCCGGGCGCGGCGACAAAGACATCGACTACATCCGAAGCTTGGAGAAGTAATGACCCGCAACAAGTTCCTACACCGCGCCTTCGTTCCGTTCCTCATGTGCGGAGACGGTGATACTGTCGCCCACGCCCGCACAGCCATTAACGCGGGTGCCGACGCTCTCGAGCTCGGCGTCCCGTTCTCCGACCCGGTGGCAGACGGCCCCGTCATCCAGGCGGCCAGCCTGCGCGCCGCGGGAACGACCGTCAACGACTGCCTGGACATCGTTCGCCAGATCCGAGCGGAATTTCCGGACACCCCCATCGGCATGCTCATCTACGGCAACATCATGTTCGCGCGCGACACCCTCTACGAGGACTTCGCGGAGGCGGGCGCCGACTCAATTTTGATACCCGACATCCCCGTCCGAGAATCCGCCATCATCCTCGAGCGGGCACAAAACATCGACCCCATCTTTATCGCACCGGCCAATGCAGATGAGAATACTCTCGCCAACATCGCGCGCGTCGCGCGCGGCTACGTCTACGCTGTGTCCCGAGATGGCGTCACCGGGACAGACAAAAAGCCCACCGCCCGGGTGCCGCAGTTCGACATTCCGGTACTCGTGGGCTTCGGCATCTCCACGCCTGACGACGTCCGCGCCGCGCTGGACGCGGGCGCCGATGGCGTGATCTGCGGTTCCGCAGTGATTGAGGCTACTCAGCGGGGTGAGCTGGCGCAGTTTGTTTCCGCAATGAAGGCGCAAACTTATCCACGATGAGTGCGATGGCGCCGTCGCCAGTGACGTTGGCGGCGGTGCCCACGGAGTCAATGGCGATATAGGCGGCGATCATCAGCGCAACCATGGAGTCGTCGAAGCCCATCATCTCCGACAGCAGGCCGGTGGCTACCATGACCGCGCCACCCGGCACGCCCGGTGCCGCGATCATGGTAATGGCGAGCAGGAACATGAAACCCAATGCCTTTGAGGTGGGCACGTCCATGCCAGTCATAAAGGTCAGGGCGAAGGCGTAGAGCATGAGCTTAATCATCGACCCCGACAGGTGAATGGTCGCGCACAGCGGGATCACAAAGCCGGCTACTTCCTCAGACACCCCATTCTTCAGCGCCGCTTCGCGGGAAATGGGAATGGACGCGGCGGACGACGAGGTACCCAGCGCGGTGAAGTACGCCGGCGACATGGTACGCAGGGCCTTGAATGGATTGACGCCGGCCACAGCCCCAGCAACAAGGTACTGGACAAACAGATAGACCAGCGTGGAAACGACCGCGAGTGTAAGGACCTTGGTAAACGACGACAGCACCGAGCCGATATTGCCATTCATGCCCAGTGTCACGAACATTCCGAAGATATAGATCGGCAGCAGCGGAACCACGAAGCTCCAGATGATCTTGATGACCACCTGTTCCAGTTCCACCGCCCCGCGGTACAGCACATCCGTTTTGACCACGGTCATAGCCATGCCGATACAGAACGACAGCAACAACGCCGTCATCACTTCAAAGGGAGGAGCCATCTCCACCGAGAAATACGGTGACAAAGCGCCTTCCTCGATGTCCGCAATGCTGCCGGCCATGGTCGCGCCGTCGAGAAGCATGGGGTACAGCCACACAGATAGGGCATACGCGAGTAAGCCTGCGATGATGGTGGAGCCGTACGACAGCCCAACTGTCAGCCCAAGCAGCCTCCCCGCCCCCTTGCCCAGCTTCGCAATCGCGGGAGCAATCAACGCAAATATGAGCACTGGAACAAAGAAGTTCAGGAACCCGGAAAACAGCCCATTAATCGTTGCGAAGACTCGGCCCAACCACTCGGGGAAAAACTGACTGCACAGTGCTCCCGCGATAACCGCGATGATGATCTTGGTGAGCAGCGACGGATTCTTGAACAAGGGTCGTCTTCCTTTTCTAAAGGGTGGGGAATAGGATGGTATCCATGCTAGCTATCGGGATCGTCCTCCTCATCTTTGCCACCGTTCTCCTCGTGGTGGGTGGCCTCGCCGCTTTCCGACGTCTCCCCGGCAACGCTTACATCGGACTCCGCCTCGTGGAGCTTCGCAAGTCCAAAAAAGCGTGGGATCACGCGCACGCGGTCGCCGGACCTTTCTGGGCGCTCGCGGGCATCTCGCTGGTCTTTGGCGGCCTCGTGGCGCTGGTAGCTGAGGGCTGGATGTGGGCGATTCCGGTCATTTCGGTCGTCGTGGCAGTATTGGTCGTTTCAGTGGGTTCGAACTTGGGAGCACGCGCGGCTTATCTTTTCGACGACAAGCCGAAGGTAGACCTCGGCGCACTCCGTCAGGCAGCAAAGACCGCCGACAATGGCTGATAAATTCTCCCGGGCCACGGGCAAATCTCTGGAAGAGTGGATGCGCCTCATTCCCGCTGAGCTGTCGCACAAAGAGATGGCACAAGCTGCCGTTGAAGCTGGGGCTACCCCATGGTGGGCGCAAGGAATCGCTGTGGAGATCGAACGTCGTATTGGGCGACGAAAAGTAGGGGAGTCATGCACCGGAGATATCAACGCCTCCACGAGCAAAACAGTTCCTGGAGTCTGGACCGAAGTCTTTGACGCTCTTGCTGAGTTCTTGGCGACGAAGTGCCCCTTCGATATCGAGGAGCCGACAACCTCCGCCACCGAGAAGTGGCGCTACTGGCGAGCGGATGTCACCGACGGAACCAAAATCACCATCAACGTCAGCGACGGTGGCGGGAAATCAAAAATCGGAGTTCAACATTCAAAGCTCCCAGATCATGACGCCCGACAAAACGTCAAGGACGTTTGGCAGTCCACACTGACAGGCTTCGCTAAAACGTTACAGTGACGCATAATGTTTCACGTGAAACGCTAGAATCAGGAGCATGACATGTTCCAGAAGAATGTTCCTACTTGGGTCCGCCACCACACTTGCGGGTGCCTATCTCGCCGCGTGCGGTAAGGAAGCTTCGGCTTCGATTGCAAAAACTGAAATTCCGGTGGGCTCCGCCGTCATCATTGACAAAATCATTTTCGCTCAACCCACCGAAGGCGAATTCAAGGCCTACTCCCAAACCTGCCCGCACCAAGGGAGCCTCATTACCGAAATCGAGGGCGATGTAGCTACGTGCACCTCGCACTACACTTCCTACAAGCTTTCCGACGGCTCGGTCATCGAAGGCCCCGGTACGAAACCGCTAGAGACCTTCGAGCTTCGCGACGCCGGTGACAACGTCGAAGTATGAAGCGCCTAGATCCGCTTATCGTCTGCATCCTCGCGGCGGTCGGCCTCGCCATCGCATTCCCGTCCGACGCCCAATTCTTCGGCATCATCACCAACCTCGGCATCGCCTTGCTGTTCTACTTGTACGGCGCACGCTTATCCACGACGGAGGCGCTCCAAGGCCTCAAGCATTGGAAACTGCATGCAACAATCTTGGCATTTACGTTCGGCTTGTACCCGATCATCGGAATCGCGTTAAGGCCCATTTCGGCCTGGGTTGGTGAAGACATCTACCTCGGGATCCTCTACCTCTGCCTCGTACCCTCGACAGTTCAATCCTCGGTGGCGTTTACGTCCATCGCGAAGGGCAACGTCGCCGGAGCGATTGTCTCGGCGTCGTTAAGCAACCTCGTCGGCGTTCTGGCAACCCCGGTCCTGGTCATGGCGTTGATGAACCGCGCGGCGGCAATCGATGCGAGCGTATTCGTCGAGATCTCCACACTTCTACTTGCGCCGTTCCTCTTGGGCCAGCTCACCCGAAAGTGGACCGCACCCATCGCACAGTCAAAGGTGACCAAGATTGTCGACCGCGGCTCCATCGCCCTGGTGGTTTACACCGCCTTCTCCGAGGGAATGATTAACGGGGTCTGGTCGTCGGTGAAACTTACTCACCTTGTCTTCCTTGTGGCATGTGCGATCGTATTAGTTGCTTTCATGCTGTGGCTCACTAAGGAGACCGGGCGCCGGCTTGGATTCGCACTTTCCGATACGCGTGCGATTCAGTTTTGTGGCTCAAAGAAGTCGCTTGCCACGGGGCTACCAATGGCGGCGGTCATCTTCGGCGGGGGAGTGGGCGTGTTTATCCTCCCGCTCATGATCTATCACCAGGTCCAGCTCTTAATGTGTTCCTGGTATGCGGCGAA
Proteins encoded in this region:
- a CDS encoding SdpI family protein, whose amino-acid sequence is MLAIGIVLLIFATVLLVVGGLAAFRRLPGNAYIGLRLVELRKSKKAWDHAHAVAGPFWALAGISLVFGGLVALVAEGWMWAIPVISVVVAVLVVSVGSNLGARAAYLFDDKPKVDLGALRQAAKTADNG
- a CDS encoding Rieske (2Fe-2S) protein, with translation MTCSRRMFLLGSATTLAGAYLAACGKEASASIAKTEIPVGSAVIIDKIIFAQPTEGEFKAYSQTCPHQGSLITEIEGDVATCTSHYTSYKLSDGSVIEGPGTKPLETFELRDAGDNVEV
- a CDS encoding bile acid:sodium symporter family protein; its protein translation is MKRLDPLIVCILAAVGLAIAFPSDAQFFGIITNLGIALLFYLYGARLSTTEALQGLKHWKLHATILAFTFGLYPIIGIALRPISAWVGEDIYLGILYLCLVPSTVQSSVAFTSIAKGNVAGAIVSASLSNLVGVLATPVLVMALMNRAAAIDASVFVEISTLLLAPFLLGQLTRKWTAPIAQSKVTKIVDRGSIALVVYTAFSEGMINGVWSSVKLTHLVFLVACAIVLVAFMLWLTKETGRRLGFALSDTRAIQFCGSKKSLATGLPMAAVIFGGGVGVFILPLMIYHQVQLLMCSWYAAKVSS